The following coding sequences lie in one Chitinivibrionia bacterium genomic window:
- a CDS encoding InlB B-repeat-containing protein, producing the protein MPRKYTPQKLRKTLFPNGEMLFGAFFVLSLFLLTACSDLFEPNYTYLRPRTEYVVWFNAQGGRSDVDSQVVSWDSSFVLPVAARERYCFDGWYCSPEYGEIMGKEGDLFLPAHDDTLFAYWTFRAQIMYESDGTSSPPDFKCVGEDIEEFPTSDKDCHIFLGWFDIEGEEKTPPLRILGDTTLFARFEIIKYTITFNVRGGTAIAPLEADCGKSVRLLPAEREDYLFLGWFDGEDEGAQRLENEQIINSDLTVFARWRSMELADLRFAVIDVLSSHTFNGAPQIPEFTVMIAENQLVAGTHFTAIFTDNINAGNAEITINAIEDGGYIGVQTASFVIEKADPQPALPTGLTATFGDLLSSVVLPSGWAWEIPWETPDVEVGNVGQNSFEATFTHENTNNFNVISHILSVNVNPAIISSAALKKANPTKGQVPANPNNIEIKDGEFTVKSVVWYPDHPRFLGGTEYSAVITLAANENFAFCSEFNAATINETAVNIDENSGAEIVISHKFAPTYEAIIVSLEITQEPSNFNYAHGEQLDLSELRIRAVYSDYSESTLLHNELHFRGVVMNVWHNNRLSRGLHNNLHIIFTAILEDIVVQTTGALSIVPRDIANVFVEDIPDQEYTGSAITPQILVNDDEILPLEFTENYFDLAFSDNVNAGTASVILTGKNNYSGEKTQNFVITPATPTVITPPTATSVSAGQTLATSTLSGGRVDGVGGAEISGTWAWLDDTHIINENGSFAARFIPTSQNYSEITVWDISVNLSYTAHLRVISTSSITGFATLNLALDWLSATPVIEPVEITISANQTFAVSRALNTAADITLVGDGEPRQISGTFLLSDGALKVGNNITVSEINVSGGNLTLAQNAVIETVRLTATHTHSMISVESGFTGNVPALDLAGGVNIEATIISWEDKQIITPAPPHVLTENDVARFTLRNFVNGANTQPITQTHLFSSTDLGRLVSMPSVYNATITVIGASFTFNGNPHIPDFTVGLDSETLLAGTHFSYIITNNVNAGAAEITITGLPPFIGTKTQNFTINPQQIQVEITNATLTGADVSTAPAGITLNLPPAAGFSFNSATNRLTYTAAANFAAPLTFTPTNTNYTITDAPTLQITGTAAEPILVNQATIGVFNAFAAATGHGLAQHYRLTENVVLDGSNPNNWTIIGSQDAPFRGVFDGNGHSITNMSISSLQPLQQSVGMFANMTAQATVRNLALIDIAITIPAITTNMVNVGGIVGVNIGTIENVFVSGNITGLQQLSAGGIVGMNEYHLRNSFSTVSIALTTSGQSRVGGIAGYSWQSSNILNCIAIGQSVKNDGGVHHETALGRVVGLHQGGTLVNNRAWSGMSVARDGAEKTVINDLGNIDGLGTLSSDFKQQNVWTDFDFTPTTGIWIWEDGKMPRLRNQSAIDWATWFVDIPQNLLATFGDLLSSITLPNGWTWVAPTLSVGDVGARQHTARYNGTDHDLTVVVSPALPTVATPPTATSAALGHPLSNSIITGIVNGVGGATNIPGTWAWKTPAEIVNASGLFEAVFTPASSNYLPIEREIQVAAVYPVEVLGIGLTQINFTTLAEAFTEIRTSGQGTYTITLNADQELGGIGLDIPNVNITILGEGRTIQYNGNSFTSTTNITLHSMFAVVGENTSLTLGRNLTLRGLETGAAGTFRAMIFLSDVSDNGIGIDANSVVMEEGSRIINHFTSAVRIDNGIFTMNGGEISGNRAVAVLVDGGTFTMNGGEIRGNIASTNSVGWAGGIEVHSGAFNMNGGRITDNVLNDMATHADARVSDASIFTLSGNAQIGNLQLADLVSTVGGSPSPNNFVIQSGWSGNISTLNLTRSPSNIQDVINIYQNRTIIRGSGAAAAIASNRITLGNFIAQMGGNTQPIYPTAYLDTDGVLRLNLVSAPVVVATQGVSPDRGFPNLQLALNVIQTEAGNHTITLRENQTIGGNGRTINTPDVNITIIGDGTERTISHALTDPTPAMLTINNATASLTLGNNITIQGRAAEGMGSVVLVSGGTFNMENGSKITGHNLNNAHSTVQVNGAQAQTFFNMNGGEITGNSTTFANSDASAGVSVINGTFNMQGGSITDNRRGAVGDNTFADVFSTAFISVVLNNNARIGTFMLNAHNATTMASINIGNNFAATGGVDILHLHGNGNMETTIDFWTNAEVLRGNRTPANIAKFPLGNFRSNLAGDSPQAINETHFLNDQGRLERLPAPVIVNGTTQTDFDNLTAAFEAIRLAGAGTYTITLNADQTVGGVGITPQTGAAYISIAADINITLIGAGGMREIQFNGNTEEHNMFRISANAGLTLENNITLRGTQNPIVQAGLVNVIGTFTMESGSIITGHISPAVITETSSGAPIFTMNGGEIRDNVGNNANFSGIGVYITRGTFNMNGGRIFNNTFSNMTPSDVSVSDMVSFTLSGNAQIGDLRLADFSTNAMVSPNPNNFVIQSDWTGMISTFNLTMAFQGMGTVINSWNNRQIIKGTGAASAITANKIPLGNFVAGTETRPISPTASLGTDGVLRLNPALADVMVATQGAADRGFATLQAALNEINTEAGNHTITVRAPQNLANRTIGAGQNITIEGAAQITLNNATQRMFTVNAGGNLTIGGDITINGHSSNSGSLILVQNGTLTVRDNAIITGHTTTHAAGAIDITENSTMNINGGSITGNSPLDALATGTVNISGTAQIGNLTLNIHEAHRGSAAVNAAFDGSVASLNLRRNVAIMNDVVNSWQSQQVISGTFASAAISAGKFGLGNFVSTNNTQPIDETHFINDQGVLVLIPTATVSGFTTGEATREFPTLELALAEITAAGTYIITLFEDQPITATRTFNVAGANITLTGDGTMREIRHAIANGEVNMFTINNATTSLTLGNNITIRGRSAVVGSGRVISIENGEFVMETGSIIRGHTNARYASGAVHLDGATAKFTMKGGLITENRSIASELPDADGRQSGAGLTVLSGEFTMTGGIITGNTRGPNGEFPADVHFGAHSAAGANSVQTLDGNARIGALTLNAQDTTISTTITVGANFTGNVESLNLRGGNTPTLAAVRDRWTNRQVLVGNLTSETIAKFTLGNFIMPTPIAPYPIDETHTLAADGRLITHFAAFQAEVAAFASASQDVEIVVERDIVMAAQINIPGNSGRTLTIKSANPTQPHTLSRGFTDGTTIFEMQSNAHLIVENIIIDGGSTGAFGSGVVGTRYLMRMEGAVNNATFEMRDGAVLRNNFSNNWGSAIRMLGTDNRFIMRGGEIYGNTANERGAVNINAGTFEMTGGSITNNRCSQGGVLIQDAGNAIFGGNAVIRDNTLLNGTTPANLNLNNNRTISLSPTTPPTSNMEIHLYGANSDGVFVESGANAGHVDNFFADNSDWNITHDNGQLVLLPPPSPVSVSGFATGDPIRGFDNLDLALNAITTAGTYTITLNENLTVAAEITLNTAGADITLTGGSTMRTITHNITTTAPSMFTISGATTSFTLGDNITVQGRTAGGGGAVVNMTAGTFNMQGNSRIQGHNVSGVPSGAVLMAGTTAFNMSGTSEITNITSTTATSAAVYVTNAGAVFTMSGGSSITGNTNTLATAVSDVGAGVSVINGQFNMNGGSITGNRRGAIGDNTAPYADVYIGAATFVAVDLVPTLNNNAQIGTLTLNGVSNNTRINIGDTFNGNVQALNLRWNDNDMATVISRWTASSVVVLAGNFAPHIPMFNSALALGQFVSQTNDREAIAPRVFNANGGLQ; encoded by the coding sequence GTGCCGAGGAAATACACGCCTCAAAAACTTCGTAAAACCCTCTTTCCGAACGGTGAAATGTTGTTCGGGGCTTTCTTTGTTTTGTCTTTGTTTTTGCTGACTGCCTGTAGCGACCTCTTTGAGCCGAACTACACTTACCTTCGTCCGAGGACGGAATACGTCGTCTGGTTTAACGCGCAGGGCGGCAGAAGCGACGTGGACAGCCAAGTTGTTTCTTGGGATTCTTCCTTTGTACTTCCTGTCGCCGCGAGGGAAAGATACTGCTTTGACGGCTGGTATTGCAGTCCGGAATACGGCGAAATTATGGGCAAAGAGGGGGATTTGTTTCTCCCCGCCCACGACGACACGCTTTTCGCTTATTGGACATTTCGCGCGCAAATAATGTACGAAAGCGACGGAACGTCCTCTCCGCCTGACTTTAAATGCGTGGGCGAAGATATTGAAGAATTTCCGACGAGCGACAAGGATTGCCACATATTTTTGGGGTGGTTTGACATAGAGGGCGAAGAGAAAACTCCGCCTTTGCGCATTTTGGGCGATACCACGCTTTTTGCGCGTTTTGAAATAATTAAATACACGATAACTTTTAACGTAAGAGGCGGAACGGCAATTGCTCCTCTTGAGGCGGATTGCGGAAAAAGCGTAAGACTTTTGCCTGCCGAAAGAGAAGATTACCTTTTCTTGGGATGGTTTGACGGCGAAGACGAGGGCGCTCAAAGACTTGAGAACGAGCAAATTATAAATTCCGACCTTACGGTTTTCGCTCGTTGGCGGTCAATGGAGCTTGCCGACCTGAGATTTGCCGTAATCGACGTTTTAAGCAGTCATACATTTAACGGCGCGCCGCAAATTCCCGAATTTACCGTTATGATTGCCGAAAACCAACTTGTTGCGGGAACGCATTTTACCGCTATTTTCACGGATAACATAAACGCAGGAAATGCTGAAATTACAATTAACGCGATTGAGGACGGCGGATATATCGGCGTGCAAACCGCGAGTTTTGTCATAGAAAAAGCCGACCCGCAACCTGCTTTGCCGACGGGATTAACCGCGACTTTCGGCGATTTGTTGTCGAGCGTTGTCTTGCCGAGCGGTTGGGCTTGGGAAATTCCCTGGGAAACTCCCGATGTAGAGGTCGGAAACGTTGGGCAAAATTCGTTTGAGGCGACGTTTACGCACGAAAATACGAATAACTTTAACGTGATTTCGCATATTTTAAGCGTAAACGTAAATCCTGCGATTATTAGTTCGGCGGCGCTCAAAAAGGCTAATCCGACTAAAGGACAAGTTCCTGCAAATCCAAACAATATAGAGATAAAAGACGGTGAATTTACCGTAAAAAGCGTTGTTTGGTATCCCGACCATCCAAGATTTTTGGGCGGGACGGAATATTCGGCGGTAATAACGCTTGCCGCAAACGAAAATTTTGCGTTCTGCAGTGAATTTAATGCCGCGACAATAAACGAAACCGCCGTAAATATCGACGAAAACAGCGGCGCCGAAATTGTGATTTCGCATAAATTTGCGCCGACTTACGAGGCAATAATCGTATCTTTGGAAATCACGCAGGAGCCGAGTAATTTTAACTACGCTCACGGCGAGCAACTCGATTTGTCCGAGCTTCGTATAAGAGCCGTATATTCCGACTATTCGGAAAGCACTCTGTTGCACAACGAGCTTCACTTCAGAGGCGTGGTAATGAACGTTTGGCACAACAACAGATTGTCGCGCGGTTTGCATAACAATCTGCATATAATTTTCACCGCGATTTTGGAAGATATTGTAGTGCAGACCACGGGCGCGCTTTCGATTGTTCCGCGCGATATTGCGAATGTATTTGTGGAAGACATTCCCGACCAAGAATATACGGGAAGCGCGATAACGCCGCAAATACTCGTGAACGACGATGAGATATTGCCGCTTGAATTTACCGAAAACTATTTTGATTTGGCTTTTTCGGATAATGTAAACGCGGGGACGGCGAGCGTAATACTTACAGGCAAAAATAACTATTCGGGCGAAAAAACGCAGAATTTTGTCATTACTCCCGCAACTCCGACGGTTATTACTCCGCCGACCGCGACAAGCGTAAGCGCAGGGCAAACGCTTGCGACGTCCACGCTTTCGGGCGGGCGAGTGGACGGCGTTGGCGGCGCCGAAATCAGCGGAACGTGGGCGTGGCTCGACGATACGCATATTATAAATGAAAACGGAAGCTTTGCGGCGAGATTTATACCGACAAGTCAAAATTATAGCGAAATAACGGTTTGGGATATTTCGGTGAATTTGAGTTATACCGCGCACTTGCGGGTGATTTCGACAAGCTCAATCACCGGATTTGCTACTCTTAACCTTGCGCTTGATTGGCTTAGCGCAACTCCGGTGATTGAGCCTGTCGAAATCACCATTTCCGCAAATCAAACTTTTGCCGTCTCGAGAGCCCTTAACACTGCCGCCGATATTACATTGGTCGGCGACGGCGAACCGCGGCAAATTTCGGGGACGTTCCTTTTGAGCGACGGCGCGCTTAAGGTCGGCAATAATATTACCGTTTCGGAAATAAACGTAAGCGGCGGCAACTTAACTTTGGCGCAAAACGCCGTTATTGAGACAGTCCGATTAACCGCAACACACACACACAGTATGATTTCGGTGGAATCCGGCTTTACAGGAAACGTACCCGCTTTGGATTTGGCAGGCGGCGTAAACATAGAAGCAACCATAATTTCGTGGGAAGACAAGCAAATAATTACACCCGCACCGCCGCACGTTCTTACCGAAAACGACGTGGCAAGATTTACGCTGAGAAATTTTGTAAACGGCGCAAACACTCAACCGATAACCCAAACTCACCTTTTCTCATCGACGGATTTGGGACGATTGGTTTCTATGCCGAGCGTGTATAACGCAACAATTACCGTTATCGGCGCGTCCTTTACATTTAACGGAAACCCGCACATTCCCGACTTTACAGTGGGTTTGGACAGTGAAACGTTGCTTGCGGGAACGCATTTCAGCTATATTATAACAAACAACGTCAATGCAGGCGCCGCCGAAATTACAATCACCGGCTTGCCGCCGTTTATCGGAACAAAAACGCAGAATTTTACCATAAATCCTCAGCAAATACAAGTCGAAATCACAAACGCAACGCTAACGGGCGCCGACGTAAGCACCGCGCCTGCCGGAATTACGCTGAATTTGCCCCCCGCCGCAGGATTTTCGTTTAACTCCGCGACAAACCGCCTTACTTACACAGCCGCCGCAAACTTTGCCGCGCCTCTGACTTTTACGCCGACAAACACGAATTATACCATAACAGACGCTCCCACCCTGCAAATTACGGGAACCGCCGCCGAGCCGATTTTGGTTAATCAGGCGACTATCGGCGTGTTTAACGCGTTTGCCGCCGCTACCGGGCACGGTTTAGCGCAACATTACAGATTAACGGAAAATGTTGTTCTTGACGGTTCCAATCCTAATAACTGGACAATTATTGGTTCGCAGGACGCGCCGTTCAGAGGCGTTTTTGACGGAAACGGGCATAGTATTACGAATATGTCTATAAGTTCTTTGCAGCCATTACAGCAGAGTGTGGGGATGTTCGCAAATATGACCGCGCAGGCGACTGTAAGAAACCTCGCTTTGATAGACATTGCAATTACCATTCCTGCAATTACCACCAATATGGTGAATGTCGGCGGGATAGTCGGGGTGAATATAGGCACGATTGAAAACGTTTTTGTAAGCGGAAACATAACCGGTCTTCAACAGTTGAGCGCGGGCGGGATAGTCGGCATGAACGAATACCATTTGAGAAACAGCTTTTCTACCGTTTCAATCGCTTTAACCACAAGCGGACAATCGCGCGTTGGCGGTATTGCGGGGTATAGTTGGCAATCGAGCAATATCCTAAACTGTATTGCGATTGGTCAAAGCGTGAAAAATGACGGCGGCGTTCACCACGAAACAGCGTTAGGGCGCGTAGTAGGACTGCACCAAGGCGGAACTCTGGTTAACAATCGCGCGTGGAGCGGAATGTCCGTAGCGAGAGACGGCGCGGAAAAAACCGTAATTAACGACCTCGGCAACATTGACGGCTTGGGGACTTTGTCGTCGGACTTTAAACAGCAGAATGTTTGGACGGATTTTGATTTTACTCCGACCACGGGTATTTGGATTTGGGAAGACGGAAAAATGCCGCGCCTGCGCAACCAGTCCGCGATTGATTGGGCGACGTGGTTTGTCGATATACCGCAGAACTTACTTGCTACTTTCGGCGATTTGTTGTCGAGCATTACTTTGCCGAACGGTTGGACTTGGGTTGCTCCCACACTCTCCGTCGGAGATGTAGGAGCTCGCCAGCACACCGCAAGATACAACGGAACCGACCACGATTTAACCGTTGTCGTAAGCCCTGCGCTTCCCACTGTGGCAACCCCGCCGACAGCAACTTCCGCCGCGTTGGGGCATCCGCTTTCTAATTCAATAATTACCGGCATTGTTAACGGAGTCGGCGGCGCAACCAATATTCCCGGAACGTGGGCGTGGAAAACTCCCGCGGAAATTGTGAATGCAAGCGGGTTGTTTGAGGCGGTGTTCACTCCCGCAAGTAGTAATTATTTGCCGATAGAGCGAGAAATACAGGTAGCCGCGGTTTATCCTGTGGAGGTATTAGGCATAGGTTTAACTCAAATAAACTTTACCACGCTCGCCGAGGCGTTCACCGAGATAAGAACATCAGGACAAGGAACTTACACAATAACACTAAATGCCGACCAAGAACTCGGAGGCATAGGACTTGATATTCCCAATGTCAATATTACAATTCTGGGTGAGGGGCGCACTATACAATACAACGGTAATTCTTTCACATCTACCACTAATATCACGCTACATTCGATGTTTGCTGTCGTCGGAGAAAATACCTCTCTTACTTTAGGAAGAAATCTTACGCTTCGAGGGCTTGAGACAGGGGCAGCAGGTACATTTAGAGCTATGATATTTTTGAGCGACGTGTCCGACAACGGCATTGGCATCGATGCTAACTCCGTCGTTATGGAGGAGGGCTCAAGAATTATCAACCACTTCACTTCCGCTGTGCGGATAGATAACGGCATATTCACTATGAACGGCGGAGAAATAAGCGGAAACAGGGCAGTGGCAGTTCTAGTTGACGGAGGCACATTCACTATGAACGGCGGCGAGATTAGAGGAAATATTGCCAGCACTAATAGTGTGGGCTGGGCGGGTGGCATAGAAGTACATAGTGGGGCTTTTAATATGAACGGCGGTAGAATTACCGATAATGTTCTTAATGATATGGCGACCCATGCAGATGCGAGGGTGTCAGATGCAAGTATCTTTACTTTGAGCGGAAATGCCCAAATCGGCAATCTTCAGTTAGCGGATCTTGTATCGACTGTTGGGGGGTCGCCTAGCCCTAATAATTTTGTAATACAGAGCGGTTGGTCAGGAAATATTTCTACGCTTAATCTGACAAGAAGTCCGAGCAATATACAAGATGTTATAAATATATATCAGAATCGAACAATAATTAGGGGAAGTGGCGCGGCGGCGGCAATCGCCTCAAACAGAATAACACTTGGAAACTTTATTGCGCAAATGGGTGGCAACACTCAACCAATTTACCCAACCGCCTATCTTGACACCGACGGCGTTTTACGCTTAAATCTTGTTTCGGCTCCCGTTGTAGTAGCAACTCAAGGCGTAAGCCCCGACAGAGGATTTCCTAACCTTCAACTTGCACTGAACGTAATACAAACCGAAGCAGGAAATCACACGATAACTTTGCGCGAAAATCAAACGATTGGGGGGAACGGAAGAACAATTAACACCCCCGACGTTAATATCACCATTATCGGCGACGGTACCGAGCGCACAATTTCACACGCTCTTACAGACCCCACTCCTGCTATGCTAACCATCAACAACGCCACCGCATCCCTCACCCTCGGAAATAACATCACCATCCAAGGACGAGCCGCGGAGGGAATGGGAAGCGTTGTTCTTGTTTCGGGTGGGACTTTTAATATGGAGAACGGTTCAAAAATTACAGGGCATAACCTTAATAACGCTCATAGTACAGTGCAAGTAAACGGAGCGCAGGCGCAAACTTTCTTCAATATGAACGGCGGCGAAATTACAGGAAACAGTACTACGTTTGCCAATTCCGACGCCTCCGCGGGCGTAAGCGTAATTAACGGCACTTTTAATATGCAAGGCGGAAGCATTACAGACAACAGACGAGGAGCTGTCGGGGATAATACTTTTGCCGACGTGTTTTCAACCGCGTTCATTTCCGTAGTGTTAAACAATAACGCTCGCATAGGTACGTTTATGTTAAATGCGCATAATGCTACAACAATGGCAAGCATAAACATAGGCAATAATTTTGCGGCGACGGGCGGAGTGGATATACTCCATCTTCACGGTAATGGCAATATGGAAACGACAATAGATTTCTGGACAAACGCCGAAGTGCTCAGAGGCAACAGAACTCCCGCAAATATCGCAAAATTCCCACTTGGAAATTTCCGTTCTAATTTAGCGGGCGATAGTCCGCAGGCGATAAACGAAACCCACTTCCTCAACGACCAAGGACGTTTGGAGCGACTTCCCGCTCCCGTGATAGTAAACGGCACAACACAAACCGATTTCGATAATCTCACCGCGGCGTTTGAGGCGATAAGATTGGCAGGCGCGGGGACTTACACAATAACGCTAAACGCAGACCAAACGGTGGGAGGTGTAGGAATTACTCCACAGACAGGTGCGGCATACATAAGTATTGCTGCCGATATAAATATTACGCTTATAGGCGCGGGGGGAATGCGTGAAATTCAGTTTAACGGAAATACGGAAGAGCATAATATGTTTAGAATATCGGCAAATGCAGGGCTTACTCTCGAAAATAATATAACTCTCAGAGGAACACAAAATCCAATCGTCCAAGCGGGTCTTGTTAATGTTATTGGAACTTTTACAATGGAAAGCGGCTCAATAATAACAGGGCATATTTCTCCCGCAGTAATAACAGAAACATCGTCGGGGGCGCCAATATTCACTATGAACGGCGGTGAAATCAGAGACAATGTTGGCAACAATGCGAATTTTTCGGGTATTGGTGTATATATCACCAGAGGTACTTTTAATATGAACGGCGGCAGAATTTTCAATAATACCTTTAGCAATATGACTCCTTCAGACGTGTCTGTTAGTGATATGGTCAGCTTTACTCTGAGCGGGAATGCCCAAATCGGCGACCTTCGATTAGCGGACTTTTCAACGAATGCTATGGTTTCTCCTAATCCTAATAATTTTGTAATACAATCAGATTGGACAGGAATGATTTCTACGTTTAATCTAACAATGGCGTTTCAGGGTATGGGAACTGTGATAAATTCGTGGAATAATAGACAAATAATTAAGGGAACAGGCGCGGCTTCCGCAATCACCGCAAATAAAATTCCGCTCGGAAACTTTGTTGCGGGGACTGAAACCCGTCCGATTTCCCCGACCGCTTCCCTCGGCACCGACGGAGTTTTACGCCTAAATCCTGCTTTGGCGGATGTTATGGTGGCAACTCAAGGCGCGGCGGATAGAGGATTTGCTACGCTTCAAGCCGCGCTGAACGAAATCAACACAGAAGCGGGAAATCACACGATAACTGTTCGCGCTCCGCAGAATCTTGCTAATCGTACTATCGGCGCGGGGCAAAATATCACTATTGAGGGCGCGGCGCAAATTACGCTTAACAACGCAACTCAAAGAATGTTTACCGTAAACGCAGGCGGAAATCTTACTATCGGCGGCGATATAACGATTAACGGACATTCGAGCAATTCGGGAAGTTTAATTTTGGTGCAAAACGGAACGCTTACGGTGCGCGATAACGCAATTATAACGGGACACACCACTACTCACGCGGCGGGAGCGATAGATATAACCGAAAATTCCACGATGAATATTAACGGCGGAAGCATTACGGGAAATTCGCCTTTGGACGCGCTTGCTACGGGGACTGTGAATATATCGGGAACTGCGCAAATCGGAAATCTTACGTTAAATATCCATGAAGCGCACAGAGGAAGCGCGGCGGTAAACGCGGCTTTTGACGGAAGCGTTGCCTCGCTTAACTTGCGCAGGAATGTCGCTATTATGAACGATGTTGTCAATTCGTGGCAGTCGCAACAAGTTATTTCGGGAACTTTCGCTTCGGCGGCGATTTCGGCAGGGAAATTCGGTCTGGGAAATTTCGTTTCCACGAATAATACTCAACCCATCGACGAAACGCACTTCATCAACGATCAGGGAGTTTTGGTGTTGATTCCGACGGCGACCGTCAGCGGCTTCACCACAGGCGAGGCAACCCGCGAATTTCCAACCCTCGAACTTGCGCTTGCCGAAATAACCGCGGCGGGAACTTACATAATAACGCTTTTTGAAGACCAACCGATTACCGCGACAAGAACGTTCAATGTTGCGGGTGCCAATATCACCCTTACGGGCGACGGCACAATGCGCGAAATCAGGCACGCTATTGCAAATGGCGAAGTCAATATGTTCACCATCAACAACGCTACCACTTCCCTTACCCTCGGAAATAATATAACTATCCGAGGACGAAGCGCAGTCGTCGGCAGTGGACGAGTTATAAGTATTGAAAACGGTGAATTCGTTATGGAAACGGGCTCAATCATCAGAGGGCATACTAATGCTAGATATGCGTCCGGTGCCGTCCATTTAGACGGAGCAACCGCAAAATTCACTATGAAGGGCGGCTTAATTACAGAAAACCGTAGTATTGCTTCTGAGCTTCCCGATGCCGACGGTCGCCAATCAGGCGCGGGCTTAACCGTGCTTAGCGGCGAATTTACTATGACCGGCGGAATTATTACGGGCAACACCCGAGGACCAAACGGAGAATTTCCCGCCGACGTGCATTTTGGCGCTCATAGCGCCGCCGGCGCTAATAGTGTCCAGACATTGGACGGCAACGCTCGCATAGGCGCGCTTACACTTAATGCGCAAGATACAACAATAAGCACAACAATAACCGTCGGCGCCAACTTTACGGGAAATGTGGAATCGCTTAATCTTCGGGGGGGAAACACGCCTACTTTGGCGGCAGTAAGAGATAGGTGGACAAACAGACAAGTGCTTGTAGGCAATCTTACTTCCGAAACTATTGCAAAGTTTACGCTTGGGAATTTTATTATGCCGACCCCAATTGCTCCTTATCCCATCGACGAAACCCACACCCTCGCCGCCGACGGGCGGCTGATAACTCACTTTGCCGCGTTCCAAGCGGAGGTGGCGGCGTTTGCTTCGGCTTCGCAGGATGTTGAAATTGTGGTGGAGCGCGATATTGTTATGGCGGCTCAGATAAACATTCCCGGAAATTCGGGGCGCACGCTTACCATAAAAAGCGCAAACCCAACGCAACCGCATACGCTCAGCCGCGGATTTACAGACGGCACTACTATCTTTGAAATGCAAAGCAACGCGCATCTTATTGTGGAAAATATTATTATCGACGGCGGAAGCACGGGTGCGTTCGGAAGCGGCGTTGTCGGAACTCGTTATTTGATGAGAATGGAGGGCGCAGTCAATAATGCTACTTTTGAAATGAGAGACGGCGCAGTTTTACGGAATAATTTCTCTAACAATTGGGGAAGCGCAATCAGAATGCTTGGAACCGACAATCGCTTTATAATGCGCGGCGGTGAAATATACGGCAATACGGCAAATGAACGCGGCGCGGTAAATATCAACGCGGGAACATTTGAAATGACGGGCGGAAGCATAACAAACAACCGTTGCAGTCAAGGCGGCGTGTTAATCCAAGATGCCGGCAATGCAATTTTCGGCGGCAATGCGGTAATTCGCGACAACACTCTTTTGAACGGCACAACTCCCGCCAACCTTAATTTGAACAACAACAGGACAATTTCGCTTTCACCCACAACTCCGCCTACGTCAAATATGGAAATTCACCTTTACGGCGCAAATTCCGACGGCGTTTTTGTGGAGAGCGGAGCAAACGCCGGGCACGTGGATAATTTCTTCGCGGATAATTCGGATTGGAACATAACCCACGACAACGGACAACTTGTGTTGTTGCCTCCTCCTTCTCCCGTCTCCGTCAGCGGCTTTGCCACAGGCGACCCAATCCGCGGCTTTGACAACCTCGACCTTGCGCTTAACGCAATTACAACGGCAGGAACTTACACGATAACGCTTAATGAAAACCTGACGGTCGCCGCAGAAATAACATTAAACACTGCAGGCGCCGATATCACCCTTACAGGCGGAAGCACAATGCGGACAATAACGCATAATATTACCACAACCGCCCCTAGCATGTTTACAATAAGCGGCGCCACTACATCTTTTACGCTCGGAGATAATATAACCGTTCAAGGACGAACAGCAGGGGGCGGAGGGGCAGTCGTAAATATGACAGCCGGCACTTTCAATATGCAGGGAAATTCCCGAATACAAGGACACAATGTTAGCGGCGTGCCGTCGGGAGCCGTATTAATGGCAGGAACAACAGCGTTTAATATGTCGGGAACTTCCGAAATTACAAATATTACTTCAACAACTGCTACAAGCGCGGCAGTTTATGTAACCAACGCAGGCGCAGTTTTCACTATGAGCGGCGGCTCATCAATTACAGGAAACACTAATACGCTTGCAACTGCCGTCAGCGATGTCGGCGCAGGTGTATCCGTGATTAACGGACAATTTAATATGAACGGCGGAAGCATTACGGGCAACAGACGGGGTGCAATCGGAGACAATACCGCTCCTTATGCCGACGTATATATAGGCGCCGCTACCTTCGTCGCCGTTGACCTTGTTCCCACATTGAACAATAACGCCCAAATCGGCACGCTTACTCTGAATGGCGTATCTAACAACACAAGAATTAACATCGGCGATACTTTTAACGGCAACGTTCAAGCGCTTAATCTTCGGTGGAATGATAACGATATGGCAACGGTAATAAGTCGGTGGACCGCCAGCTCGGTGGTGGTGCTTGCAGGCAATTTTGCTCCCCATATTCCAATGTTTAACTCTGCGCTTGCGCTTGGTCAGTTTGTTTCGCAGACCAATGACAGAGAAGCGATTGCTCCTCGTGTTTTCAATGCGAACGGGGGGTTGCAGTAG